A window from Citrus sinensis cultivar Valencia sweet orange chromosome 3, DVS_A1.0, whole genome shotgun sequence encodes these proteins:
- the LOC102613268 gene encoding zinc finger protein BRUTUS-like At1g18910 isoform X2 yields the protein MDGGDSTENAADKDEDEAPPLSESETFSGVGLADAPILFLVYFHKAQRAELVELHRLAVTALERGFHDRKLILELQRRFEFLKVVYKYHCVAEDEVIFLALDAHIKNVVSTYSLEHESIDELFDSVFDLLNVLLGGSENVSKPFQEVVFCIGTIKTFICQHMLKEEEQVFPLLVKQFSSREQASLVCQFLCSVPVMLLEVLLPWMLSFLSEDAKVEVRHCIKEIVSEETTLQEVLTSWLHSNSQPTFWDFFVKNEKIVQHLDGSANMKSIPKLLQSKSYSGENRDRKRVCGLHANVEQSPVSGLLPWHRIIRKDLEGILESLLQMKSSNAFSDLHSVAVQLKLLVDVLIFYGTALERFYYPGINELPSGCPARPKEQFHVEPLQQLLYHYFHNSNPPCKFVEKLIWELESFVIDVRKQIAFQETECCSLEMQQHLLYRTLYMMPLGLLKCVITWFSAYLSEDESRSILYGINHGGPFINKSFTYLLQEWFRIGCSGKISVENFRMNLQKMFKSKCSFLCEKQAIEFSSLHPDVEACKGTKQGQTDPIFSDKDNKWYPYSSSSPFHTAKKYETSCSSGTGLLISFPQTIRTFDPLPKLSVEKSCSGSIIDEPIPMDLIFFFHKALKKDLDYLVFGSAQLAENALFLVEFHRRFNLIRLLYEIHSDAEDEIAFPAMEAKGKLQNISHSYSIDHRLEAEHFKKISNILIEMLELQASVSSNESNVQDKRMLKYKQLCIRLQDICKSMHKLLSEHIHREETELWPLFRECFSIEEQEKIIKCMLGRIRAETLQDMLPWLMASLTPREQNAMMSLWCSATKCTMFEEWLGEWWEGYDMTSARVESSVSPIFAGDPLEIISTYLSKEVPEEWNGESCNKGSNFTQNNYNGTDIGPLRKSSVGCKEQNFIEELSNYECSKCIKLCSDGDKKRSNEAVGLMAWIDKPGQNFPEKCRNHENILAVSQESLEAAIRRVSRDSSLDPQKKSFIIQNLLMSRWITGQQMTHSKVTISSSGEEIPGQQPSYRDTEKLIFGCKHYKRNCKLVATCCNSLYTCIRCHDEVADHALDRKSISEMMCMKCLIIQPVESRCSTTSCRNFSMARYYCRICKLFDDERVGKGLGIDYFHCMNCNACMSRSLQVHICREKSFMDNCPICHEDLFSSTNPAKALPCGHMMHSTCFQDYTCTHYTCPICSKSLGDMKVYFSMLDALLAEEKMPPEYLGQTQVILCNDCEKKGAASFHWLYHKCSFCGSYNTRLV from the exons ATGGACGGCGGAGATTCTACGGAGAACGCGGCCGACAAGGACGAGGACGAAGCGCCTCCACTTTCGGAGTCCGAGACCTTCTCCGGCGTGGGCCTTGCCGATGCTCCGATTCTTTTCCTCGTTTATTTCCACAAGGCTCAACGCGCCGAGCTTGTCGAGCTTCATCGCTTAGCGGTTACGGCTTTGGAGCGTGGATTTCACGACCGGAAGCTCATACTCGAGCTCCAACGGAGATTCGAGTTCTTGAAAGTTGTTTATAAGTATCACTGTGTGGCTGAAGACGAG GTGATCTTTTTAGCACTAGACGCACATATAAAAAATGTGGTCTCTACATATTCACTTGAACATGAAAGTATAGATGAGCTCTTTGACTCTGTTTTTGATCTCCTGAATGTTTTACTGGGGGGAAGTGAAAATGTATCCAAGCCATTTCAAGAAGTTGTCTTTTGCATCGGCACCATCAAGACCTTCATTTGCCAGCACATGCTGAAAGAAGAAGAGCAg GTTTTTCCTTTGCTGGTGAAGCAGTTCTCTTCTAGAGAACAGGCTTCACTTGTGTGTCAATTTCTGTGCAGTGTTCCGGTAATGCTGCTGGAGGTGCTTTTGCCATGGATGTTGTCCTTTCTCTCCGAGGATGCAAAAGTAGAAGTCAGACATTgtataaaagaaattgtatCTGAGGAAACAACACTGCAAGAG GTGTTAACTTCTTGGCTTCACAGCAACAGCCAACCCACTTTTTGGGATTTTTTCGTTAAGAACGAGAAAATAGTTCAACATCTTGATGGATCTGCAAATATGAAAAGCATCCCAAAATTGCTCCAATCTAAGAGTTATTCTGGAGAAAATCGGGATCGGAAGAGAGTTTGTGGTCTACATGCAAATGTTGAACAGAGTCCAGTTAGTGGCCTTCTGCCTTGGCACAGAATCATAAGAAAAGATTTGGAAGGAATTCTGGAAAGCCTACTTCAAATGAAAAGTTCAAATGCTTTTTCTGATCTGCATTCTGTAGCAGTCCAGCTGAAACTCCTTGTTGATGTCCTTATATTCTAtgg CACTGCATTggaaagattttattatccTGGGATAAATGAGCTTCCCAGTGGCTGTCCTGCTCGTCCTAAAGAACAATTTCATGTTGAACCTTTACAGCAGCTGCTATaccattattttcataacagTAACCCTCCATGCAAGTTTGTGGAGAAGCTCATCTGGGAACTGGAGTCTTTTGTGATAGATGTCAGGAAACAGATTGCTTTTCAAGAAACAGAG TGCTGCAGCCTTGAAATGCAGCAGCACCTTCTGTACAGGACCCTTTATATGATGCCACTCGGGTTACTAAAGTGTGTGATCACTTGGTTCTCAGCTTACTTATCTGAGGATGAGTCTAGGTCCATTCTTTATGGCATAAATCATGGAGGCCCCTTTATCAATAAATCATTTACATACCTATTACAGGAGTGGTTCCGTATTGGCTGTTCAGGAAAAATCTCCGTTGAAAATTTCAGAATGAACTTGCAGAAAATGTTCAAAAGCAAATGCTCATTTCTGTGTGAGAAGCAAGCCATTGAATTTTCTTCCTTGCACCCGGATGTTGAAGCTTGTAAAGGAACAAAACAAGGACAAACTGATCCAATTTTTTCCGACAAGGACAACAAATGGTATCCATACTCTTCATCTTCTCCATTCCACACTGCTAAGAAGTACGAGACATCATGTTCGAGTGGAACTGGTCTGCTCATATCTTTCCCACAAACAATAAGGACATTCGATCCCTTGCCAAAGCTTTCAGTTGAAAAGAGTTGTTCTGGTTCCATAATTGACGAACCAATCCCAATGGacctcatcttcttcttccacAAGGCACTGAAGAAAGATTTGGATTACCTTGTCTTTGGTTCAGCTCAATTGGCTGAAAATGCTCTGTTCCTTGTGGAATTCCACCGGCGTTTCAATCTAATACGACTTCTATATGAAATCCATAGTGACGCAGAGGATGAGATCGCCTTTCCTGCTATGGAGGCAAAGGGAAAACTGCAGAATATTAGTCACTCATACTCCATTGACCACAGATTGGAAGCTgaacattttaaaaagatttcaAACATTCTGATTGAGATGCTTGAATTACAGGCTTCGGTTTCTAGTAATGAATCAAATGTACAGGATAAGAGAATGTTGAAGTATAAACAATTATGCATCAGGCTCCAAGATATATGCAAATCGATGCATAAATTATTATCAGAACATATACATCGTGAAGAAACTGAACTGTGGCCCTTATTCAGAGAATGCTTCTCTATTGAGGAGCAAGAAAAGATCATAAAATGCATGCTTGGAAGAATAAGGGCAGAAACTTTACAAGATATGCTACCATGGTTGATGGCATCGTTAACACCAAGAGAACAGAATGCCATGATGTCCTTGTGGTGCAGTGCCACAAAGTGTACAATGTTTGAAGAATGGTTAGGAGAATGGTGGGAGGGGTATGATATGACCAGTGCAAGAGTAGAGTCAAGTGTTTCTCCCATATTTGCTGGAGATCCTTTGGAGATTATTTCAACATATCTGTCTAAAGAAGTTCCTGAAGAGTGGAATGGAGAATCTTGCAATAAAGGCAGCAATTTTACACAAAACAATTACAATGGGACTGATATTGGGCCGTTACGGAAGAGTAGTGTGGGCTgtaaagaacaaaattttattgaagaaCTAAGTAATTATGAATGTTCAAAGTGTATAAAGCTTTGTAGTGATGGTGACAAGAAGAGAAGCAATGAAGCGGTTGGTCTCATGGCTTGGATTGATAAACCAGGTCAAAATTTTCCAGAGAAGTGTAGGAATCATGAGAACATTTTGGCAGTGAGTCAAGAAAGTCTGGAGGCTGCAATCAGAAGAGTATCGCGTGATTCTTCCTTAGATCCTcagaaaaaatcatttataatcCAGAACCTGCTAATGAG CCGTTGGATCACTGGACAACAGATGACACATTCAAAAGTAACCATCTCAAGTAGTGGGGAAGAAATTCCAGGTCAGCAGCCATCTTATCGAGACACTGAGAAACTAATCTTTGGTTGCAAACATTACAAGAGGAACTGTAAGCTTGTGGCCACCTGCTGCAACAGTCTTTATACATGCATACGCTGCCATGATGAGGTAGCTGATCATGCATTGGATAG AAAATCTATATCAGAGATGATGTGCATGAAATGCTTGATAATTCAGCCAGTTGAGTCCAGATGCTCAACTACTTCCTGCAGGAACTTTTCCATGGCAAGATATTATTGCAGGATCTGCAAATTATTTGATGACGAAAG AGTAGGGAAGGGATTGGGCATTGACTATTTTCATTGCATGAATTGCAATGCTTGCATGTCGCGGTCTCTCCAAGTGCATATATGTAGGGAGAAATCTTTTATGGATAACTGCCCAATCTGCCACGAAGACCTCTTTTCTTCTACCAATCCAGCGAAGGCCCTTCCATGTGGCCATATGATGCACTCAACATGTTTCCAG GATTACACTTGTACCCACTATACCTGCCCTATCTGCAGCAAGTCACTTGGGGACATGAAG GTGTACTTTAGTATGTTAGATGCACTGTTGGCAGAGGAGAAAATGCCACCAGAGTATTTAGGCCAAACTCAG GTGATACTGTGTAACGATTGTGAGAAGAAAGGAGCAGCTTCCTTCCATTGGCTTTATCACAAATGCTCCTTTTGTGGATCTTACAACACTAGGCTTGTATGA
- the LOC102613268 gene encoding zinc finger protein BRUTUS-like At1g18910 isoform X1 encodes MDGGDSTENAADKDEDEAPPLSESETFSGVGLADAPILFLVYFHKAQRAELVELHRLAVTALERGFHDRKLILELQRRFEFLKVVYKYHCVAEDEVIFLALDAHIKNVVSTYSLEHESIDELFDSVFDLLNVLLGGSENVSKPFQEVVFCIGTIKTFICQHMLKEEEQVFPLLVKQFSSREQASLVCQFLCSVPVMLLEVLLPWMLSFLSEDAKVEVRHCIKEIVSEETTLQEVLTSWLHSNSQPTFWDFFVKNEKIVQHLDGSANMKSIPKLLQSKSYSGENRDRKRVCGLHANVEQSPVSGLLPWHRIIRKDLEGILESLLQMKSSNAFSDLHSVAVQLKLLVDVLIFYGTALERFYYPGINELPSGCPARPKEQFHVEPLQQLLYHYFHNSNPPCKFVEKLIWELESFVIDVRKQIAFQETECCSLEMQQHLLYRTLYMMPLGLLKCVITWFSAYLSEDESRSILYGINHGGPFINKSFTYLLQEWFRIGCSGKISVENFRMNLQKMFKSKCSFLCEKQAIEFSSLHPDVEACKGTKQGQTDPIFSDKDNKWYPYSSSSPFHTAKKYETSCSSGTGLLISFPQTIRTFDPLPKLSVEKSCSGSIIDEPIPMDLIFFFHKALKKDLDYLVFGSAQLAENALFLVEFHRRFNLIRLLYEIHSDAEDEIAFPAMEAKGKLQNISHSYSIDHRLEAEHFKKISNILIEMLELQASVSSNESNVQDKRMLKYKQLCIRLQDICKSMHKLLSEHIHREETELWPLFRECFSIEEQEKIIKCMLGRIRAETLQDMLPWLMASLTPREQNAMMSLWCSATKCTMFEEWLGEWWEGYDMTSARVESSVSPIFAGDPLEIISTYLSKEVPEEWNGESCNKGSNFTQNNYNGTDIGPLRKSSVGCKEQNFIEELSNYECSKCIKLCSDGDKKRSNEAVGLMAWIDKPGQNFPEKCRNHENILAVSQESLEAAIRRVSRDSSLDPQKKSFIIQNLLMSRWITGQQMTHSKVTISSSGEEIPGQQPSYRDTEKLIFGCKHYKRNCKLVATCCNSLYTCIRCHDEVADHALDRKSISEMMCMKCLIIQPVESRCSTTSCRNFSMARYYCRICKLFDDEREIYHCPYCNLCRVGKGLGIDYFHCMNCNACMSRSLQVHICREKSFMDNCPICHEDLFSSTNPAKALPCGHMMHSTCFQDYTCTHYTCPICSKSLGDMKVYFSMLDALLAEEKMPPEYLGQTQVILCNDCEKKGAASFHWLYHKCSFCGSYNTRLV; translated from the exons ATGGACGGCGGAGATTCTACGGAGAACGCGGCCGACAAGGACGAGGACGAAGCGCCTCCACTTTCGGAGTCCGAGACCTTCTCCGGCGTGGGCCTTGCCGATGCTCCGATTCTTTTCCTCGTTTATTTCCACAAGGCTCAACGCGCCGAGCTTGTCGAGCTTCATCGCTTAGCGGTTACGGCTTTGGAGCGTGGATTTCACGACCGGAAGCTCATACTCGAGCTCCAACGGAGATTCGAGTTCTTGAAAGTTGTTTATAAGTATCACTGTGTGGCTGAAGACGAG GTGATCTTTTTAGCACTAGACGCACATATAAAAAATGTGGTCTCTACATATTCACTTGAACATGAAAGTATAGATGAGCTCTTTGACTCTGTTTTTGATCTCCTGAATGTTTTACTGGGGGGAAGTGAAAATGTATCCAAGCCATTTCAAGAAGTTGTCTTTTGCATCGGCACCATCAAGACCTTCATTTGCCAGCACATGCTGAAAGAAGAAGAGCAg GTTTTTCCTTTGCTGGTGAAGCAGTTCTCTTCTAGAGAACAGGCTTCACTTGTGTGTCAATTTCTGTGCAGTGTTCCGGTAATGCTGCTGGAGGTGCTTTTGCCATGGATGTTGTCCTTTCTCTCCGAGGATGCAAAAGTAGAAGTCAGACATTgtataaaagaaattgtatCTGAGGAAACAACACTGCAAGAG GTGTTAACTTCTTGGCTTCACAGCAACAGCCAACCCACTTTTTGGGATTTTTTCGTTAAGAACGAGAAAATAGTTCAACATCTTGATGGATCTGCAAATATGAAAAGCATCCCAAAATTGCTCCAATCTAAGAGTTATTCTGGAGAAAATCGGGATCGGAAGAGAGTTTGTGGTCTACATGCAAATGTTGAACAGAGTCCAGTTAGTGGCCTTCTGCCTTGGCACAGAATCATAAGAAAAGATTTGGAAGGAATTCTGGAAAGCCTACTTCAAATGAAAAGTTCAAATGCTTTTTCTGATCTGCATTCTGTAGCAGTCCAGCTGAAACTCCTTGTTGATGTCCTTATATTCTAtgg CACTGCATTggaaagattttattatccTGGGATAAATGAGCTTCCCAGTGGCTGTCCTGCTCGTCCTAAAGAACAATTTCATGTTGAACCTTTACAGCAGCTGCTATaccattattttcataacagTAACCCTCCATGCAAGTTTGTGGAGAAGCTCATCTGGGAACTGGAGTCTTTTGTGATAGATGTCAGGAAACAGATTGCTTTTCAAGAAACAGAG TGCTGCAGCCTTGAAATGCAGCAGCACCTTCTGTACAGGACCCTTTATATGATGCCACTCGGGTTACTAAAGTGTGTGATCACTTGGTTCTCAGCTTACTTATCTGAGGATGAGTCTAGGTCCATTCTTTATGGCATAAATCATGGAGGCCCCTTTATCAATAAATCATTTACATACCTATTACAGGAGTGGTTCCGTATTGGCTGTTCAGGAAAAATCTCCGTTGAAAATTTCAGAATGAACTTGCAGAAAATGTTCAAAAGCAAATGCTCATTTCTGTGTGAGAAGCAAGCCATTGAATTTTCTTCCTTGCACCCGGATGTTGAAGCTTGTAAAGGAACAAAACAAGGACAAACTGATCCAATTTTTTCCGACAAGGACAACAAATGGTATCCATACTCTTCATCTTCTCCATTCCACACTGCTAAGAAGTACGAGACATCATGTTCGAGTGGAACTGGTCTGCTCATATCTTTCCCACAAACAATAAGGACATTCGATCCCTTGCCAAAGCTTTCAGTTGAAAAGAGTTGTTCTGGTTCCATAATTGACGAACCAATCCCAATGGacctcatcttcttcttccacAAGGCACTGAAGAAAGATTTGGATTACCTTGTCTTTGGTTCAGCTCAATTGGCTGAAAATGCTCTGTTCCTTGTGGAATTCCACCGGCGTTTCAATCTAATACGACTTCTATATGAAATCCATAGTGACGCAGAGGATGAGATCGCCTTTCCTGCTATGGAGGCAAAGGGAAAACTGCAGAATATTAGTCACTCATACTCCATTGACCACAGATTGGAAGCTgaacattttaaaaagatttcaAACATTCTGATTGAGATGCTTGAATTACAGGCTTCGGTTTCTAGTAATGAATCAAATGTACAGGATAAGAGAATGTTGAAGTATAAACAATTATGCATCAGGCTCCAAGATATATGCAAATCGATGCATAAATTATTATCAGAACATATACATCGTGAAGAAACTGAACTGTGGCCCTTATTCAGAGAATGCTTCTCTATTGAGGAGCAAGAAAAGATCATAAAATGCATGCTTGGAAGAATAAGGGCAGAAACTTTACAAGATATGCTACCATGGTTGATGGCATCGTTAACACCAAGAGAACAGAATGCCATGATGTCCTTGTGGTGCAGTGCCACAAAGTGTACAATGTTTGAAGAATGGTTAGGAGAATGGTGGGAGGGGTATGATATGACCAGTGCAAGAGTAGAGTCAAGTGTTTCTCCCATATTTGCTGGAGATCCTTTGGAGATTATTTCAACATATCTGTCTAAAGAAGTTCCTGAAGAGTGGAATGGAGAATCTTGCAATAAAGGCAGCAATTTTACACAAAACAATTACAATGGGACTGATATTGGGCCGTTACGGAAGAGTAGTGTGGGCTgtaaagaacaaaattttattgaagaaCTAAGTAATTATGAATGTTCAAAGTGTATAAAGCTTTGTAGTGATGGTGACAAGAAGAGAAGCAATGAAGCGGTTGGTCTCATGGCTTGGATTGATAAACCAGGTCAAAATTTTCCAGAGAAGTGTAGGAATCATGAGAACATTTTGGCAGTGAGTCAAGAAAGTCTGGAGGCTGCAATCAGAAGAGTATCGCGTGATTCTTCCTTAGATCCTcagaaaaaatcatttataatcCAGAACCTGCTAATGAG CCGTTGGATCACTGGACAACAGATGACACATTCAAAAGTAACCATCTCAAGTAGTGGGGAAGAAATTCCAGGTCAGCAGCCATCTTATCGAGACACTGAGAAACTAATCTTTGGTTGCAAACATTACAAGAGGAACTGTAAGCTTGTGGCCACCTGCTGCAACAGTCTTTATACATGCATACGCTGCCATGATGAGGTAGCTGATCATGCATTGGATAG AAAATCTATATCAGAGATGATGTGCATGAAATGCTTGATAATTCAGCCAGTTGAGTCCAGATGCTCAACTACTTCCTGCAGGAACTTTTCCATGGCAAGATATTATTGCAGGATCTGCAAATTATTTGATGACGAAAG GGAAATCTACCACTGCCCTTATTGTAATCTGTGCAGAGTAGGGAAGGGATTGGGCATTGACTATTTTCATTGCATGAATTGCAATGCTTGCATGTCGCGGTCTCTCCAAGTGCATATATGTAGGGAGAAATCTTTTATGGATAACTGCCCAATCTGCCACGAAGACCTCTTTTCTTCTACCAATCCAGCGAAGGCCCTTCCATGTGGCCATATGATGCACTCAACATGTTTCCAG GATTACACTTGTACCCACTATACCTGCCCTATCTGCAGCAAGTCACTTGGGGACATGAAG GTGTACTTTAGTATGTTAGATGCACTGTTGGCAGAGGAGAAAATGCCACCAGAGTATTTAGGCCAAACTCAG GTGATACTGTGTAACGATTGTGAGAAGAAAGGAGCAGCTTCCTTCCATTGGCTTTATCACAAATGCTCCTTTTGTGGATCTTACAACACTAGGCTTGTATGA